CCCCGATGTAGCCGCCGTTTGGATTGACCATGATCGCCTGGTACCCGCCATAGGGCCCCAGCGCGAAGCGCACGCTGTGGCCGCGCCGCACCAGCTCGCGCACGGTCTCGTAGGAGAACCCGGTCTCCAGGTCGAGCTCGCCGCCGTCGCTCATCGCCACCATCTGCCCGGCCGGCTCGGTCGAACCGTCGTGCTGGATGCGCGGCGCGTCGCCGGCTTCCTGCAGGTTCATGC
The sequence above is a segment of the Salifodinibacter halophilus genome. Coding sequences within it:
- a CDS encoding gamma-glutamyltransferase, whose amino-acid sequence is MNLQEAGDAPRIQHDGSTEPAGQMVAMSDGGELDLETGFSYETVRELVRRGHSVRFALGPYGGYQAIMVNPNGGYIG